Genomic DNA from Epinephelus moara isolate mb chromosome 24, YSFRI_EMoa_1.0, whole genome shotgun sequence:
GTCAGTCTCTTGAGTGTTCAAGTTGTTCATTGGAAAGGCCTGAGAGGGAGAACTGGGGTCTGATGACAGGCACAGAGAAGCCAGGATAGACAGCCTGGAGTCAGATCCTTCAGCCATTGTGTCATTTGACACTCTTGACGTGGACAGCTGTTCCAGCGACAAAGCAGACAGCAAACTCTGTTCCCCGAAAAACTTCTTGTCGAGCTCTGACGGAGATGAGCACTCAAAGCTTTTCATATCTAGGAGGTAAAATGTTGGATCCCACTTAAAATTACATCATCTCATCTGACCTTAATGaatatatttatctttaaaacCAGTTTTCTTACCTTGAATGACAAaagctttcgccattgtgtcctTGGGCCAGTGAGTATCAGTTGAGCTCCAGGTGGGTTTTAAACTGTTGAAGCTGCCTGTTAATTGACCCAGCTGGAGGTTGGGCAGGTCATCAatctggaggaggagggggaacaTACAGCTTGGTAGAAGTGCAGATGCATTTGTgatcactttttgtttttcatatatattttgtaattaaatatgtgaataaaatgttattttaaagatgtattttgtgtgttttaaatgttttttttaattataaagaAGAAATTGTCTTAaaaatgacttcttttttttttacattcctGAGCACTTTTATGTGAATAAATAGGGCTCCAgataagaaaatgtacattatcaataaatgTGTTGATTACGTTCTCCagttaattatttaatttgtctatatgtgtgttaaaataattaaaagtgcccatcacaatttcccagGCCCCAAGATGATAGTCGTAATTACAAAGTAGCTGAAAATAgtttttatataattatataataagTATTACAGTgacctgtttttgtttctcgcttttaattattttccatttccacaaaacatttttatattaattttaagGGGGCTATACGAGACGGTGTACAGATTATACTCGTCACTATATTGTAAATGTATATGTGGAGGTAATATAATTTATTcgttctttattttatttatttgacacaagcgctttaagattttattttgaaactgtttcCTGTCTGGCCCGTGATCCAACGCGCACATCTAATGCGCATCTACGTCACCGCCCGGCCTCGAAGCTGGAGAAGGGCGCGAGATAGAAATCCGGGAGCGCGGACATCTAGGGGGCTCCGCTCCAGCTGGTTTCAAGCTGCAACGTTACTGTTCAACAACAGCGGCCACCACCACTGGCCTCCTCAGAAAGACAATAAACACGCGGAATACAAGGACATAATACCAAATATACACGCACATGACGagcaggggcagcaggacaTATCGCCGTCTGACCgtaaacaacagaaacagagggaaatGTCTTGGTGGCCGCGCGGGTAAGAAGTTGATCTTTGTATTGTATCAACGGTAGCGTTAGCAGCAAGGTTACTTATTTTATCACAGTCATGTTCAACATTACCTTTTTATATGACAGTATTAGTGGCATTCAGTTGGCTAAGTAAAGGGTCTGCTTTTTGATGTTATATTACTTGTGAGTACTTCACGGGCTCTGTTTGTGCCGCCCTTTTCCGTAGACTCACGATAAACAGGCTTCAGTTTGTATTTAACGCCAGACACTGTTAAATCACAGCAACCAAACAAATCTAATACTGTACTGATGTTATACTTTGCCAACAGTAGTGTATGCATATGAGCTAGCCGCCAAGTCTCTGTCAACCATATAAATAAACCTGATAGTCAGGTCTTCCTCGCAATACCATAAGGGCGGGTCAGCAGCTAGTTTCTGCTTTCTCTGTCAGCTTTACTGTTGCACATcacagctgtttgtttctcaGTGAGGATGGGGAGGAGGCCATGCATCCAGACACCGATTCTGATGTGGCAGAGCAGAGAGACGGTGGGAAAGTGAAGGTGAAATGGACACAAGAGGAGGTGATTGTCTTGACTTGCCCCAGTTATTTGCATTTTGTCGCAGTGACTGCTGGAACATAAACAAGCTGAATTGTTTATGTTTACAGGATGACAAGCTCAAGGCCCTGGTTCAAAAACTGGGACCAAATGATTGGAAATATATTGCCACCTACATACCAGTGAGTTTGATTATCCTTTTATGGTGCTGATATATAATAAGCTTCAGGGTCTCCTGGGCTAATTTATGGCGACAGAAATCTCGTTCATTGTTTTATTCTTCTtccacttgttttgttttgcttagAATCACACTGAGCACCAGTGCCAGCACCGCTGGTTTAAGATCTTGGATCCAGAGCTGGTTAAAGGCCCTTGGACCAAAGAGGAGGATGAGAAGGTAGGTGACTCAAAAGGTAGCAGTGCAGGGGTTTAACATTTGACAGGTGATAACACTGTGTCCAGTATGATAATTTGAAATGACTACTTACTGAGATGCATTCATTCCTCAGGTTATAGAGCTTGTTAATCTCTACGGCAACAAACAGTGGGCAATGGTAGCGAAGCATCTGAAGGGCAGACTGGGGAAGCAGTGTAGAGAGCGTTGGCACAACCACCTCAATCCAAATGTGAAAAAGTCATCAtggacagcagaggaggacCTCATCATCTACAAGGCTCACTGTCTGCTCGGAAACCGCTGGGCTGAGATCGCCAAACTGCTCCCTGGAAGGTAATATTCTCCATCTACATGAGCTCAGAGGGTGGTTTTAACTGTTGGCATGGTTTTGCATGTGGAAATAAATCCTCTCGAAAGGACTTAtgttattatatttattcacagaACGGATAATGCAGTGAAGAATCACTGGAATTCAACCATCAAACGGAAATTAGAGATGGGCTTCTATGCTGGGGAGGTCTTCAGGCCAAATGAACTTGAAGAGCTGTTGGCCCGTGTTAATAAAGATGTGCAGGTGGGCTGTCCTTACATGATGCTGTTCTCTAGGATGGATAAAGTATTGAACTGTGcaaacagtgtttaaaaaaatatttttttggtgaCACAGATGCCCAGTTGCTCACAGGATGGTGCAGAAAAAGATCCAGAGCAGAAAACGCATCCCTCAGTAAGCAACCAGTCATATCCATTTGAAAAATATCACAATTTAAATACAGGGTGGCCTTGAATAATCAAATCTCTGACAGTGGATGGAAAACACACTTGTATGTTACACAACGGTGATCATATTTTTAATGTCCGTATTCTTACCATTATGATCACCAGTTGCAGGAGATGCCTGTCTCGGCCTCAGTTCAAGCCGGCCCCAGCGAGGCAGGGCCATCAAAGTCTTCGTCCTCTCCAAAGGACAGTCTAAGCCCCAAGACTGAAGCAGACACCTCAGGAGAAATGAGCGTTACCAACTGGGTGGTGGACAGCTCCGGCTTTCTCTCCCCTACTGGCCCAGCACTGAAGGAAGTACTGGACATGGTGGATGGGGTGAGTATCCCCCATAGTGTTGTAAAAAACATTATTGTTGTTAATGcaaaattgcattaaatgtCAACGTACACACTAATGGAACAACATCGGCAACACGATCCCTTATGTCCAAACCAACAGTAAATTCAATTTCTACAAACGGCACTTTGTCAAACACAGTAGAAAGCATCTGGGTCCAGCAACGTTATAGGTGTTGGATTCCCTATccctatatcaatatatattgAGCAACATATACTAGGTGGAACAGTAATCAAGATAGATGTTCCCTTTGTTTTAGGTGGatgcaaccttttttttttgactatGCTGACTTATAGTAATGCTGACCATAACCCAAAGGACACAATGCTTGATTTAGTTGAATTGTTGTGCATTTGTACTGTTGTAAATGCTAGGCTCAGCCCAGGGGGGCAACTGCCTCTCCTCACCCTTCCCACCCCATGAGACTTGGTAGGTGAACGTGAATATTTACGACATCTTGTCCAGAGTGTTGGCTGGGTGCAGACAGTcacctgtgtgtttctctgcccTCCTTCAGCCGCAGATACACCTGCAGCTTCTtctctcctgcagctgctgatttatctcttttcttttgttccaTCCTCACACAGTTTATCAGGATTGATTcatgtgacttttgttttcattcagtaaATGTTGCTTGcgtacttcagtaaaagtaaaattacagatttaaaaaaagtacataaaaaacaactttgttACAGTAATGAGAGTAAAAGTAATTTGTTTCTTACCCTCTGCTAACTTAGAGAAGAAAAATTGTCATCATGTTATGTCATGTAGCCTTGTTATAGTtacctttttaatttaaagaaaattaaaaatgtatgccctcaatgtcatttttttcctggcGGTATCAAAAATGGTTTAACAATATTTTTCAAGATAATTGTATCAACGTTAGACTTTTAAGTGTCGTGACAACACTTATCCCTATTAGCCAACAAACCACACCGCATAGCATGTCATTTAAACATGTGATTAATAGCTTATACTCCCATCTAGGCTGCTGCATTGTGACCTGTTTTGTCTGTCAATGACAAATAGCATACAAAGTTGAGTTATATACAGATAAAATAGATTACTGCTTCAGTtgtgcatttttattattgtatttagaAGAAAAAAGCCTCTTATGACGCAATAAGAAATTGTTTAATCTTTATGTTTTATGACCTGTTACCTTTCTTTACACCTCCATACTTTACCAAGCAtagaaaaagatttaaaaagtgtAGCTGTTTGTAAAACTTCAGAGTGGCGACTAGATGTCCagcttacaaataaaatgtctcTTCTGTCATCAGGATCTTGATGGCTGGTGCAACCTAGCTGCCTTCGACCTGCCTGAGGACAGCCCGAGCCCAGAGCGCCACCAGTTTCGTTTGGAGGGCAGCGCCTTGCAGGAGTTAAGCAAAGGCCACAAGGGAGAGCTCATCCCTATCTCTCCTGGAGGGGTCACTCCGCCCTCCATACTGAACCGCCGGAGCCGGAGACGCATCGCCTTGTCTCCGGATGCCAATAATTCCATGACTCCCAAGAGCACTCCTGTCAAGATCTTGCCATTTTCTCCATCGCAAGTACGTTATTTAATCCTGTATCACTGACTTTGGTGCTGCTCGTAATGTCGCATGAGATTGTCCAATAACTAACACGTGTTGTTCCAGTTCCTCAACATGTGGACCAAGCAGGATACTCATGACCTGGAGAACCCGTCTCTCACATCCACGCCAGTATGCAGCCAGAAAGCCATTGTTACTACACCACTACAGCGTGACAAGACCCCCCTCACCCAGAAGGAAAACTCAGTGTGAGTGGTCTCTAACCAGCTGATTCCATTTTGGATCCAGTTTCTGGAAAAATACCTGGATTCATTAAGTTTCAGTGCTAACAAACCTTGTGTCAGAACTCCTATCTCCCCTCGCTCTCACTCAAGAGTAATGAAAAACATAATGGTAAAAGGATTCTCTCTTTTTAGCAGATTAGATCAGCTGTAGCTTATTCAAAGTAACTCAGTAATggttaaaatgaaacatttgttCTCTGGTTAATGTGCTCTCTGCAGCTGCTATCTGTGTTCAGACAAAGTTTGTGAGAGGAAAGACCCATCACTCTGTAGTACTAGTGCACTGAGTGTATTTGCAGCTTAGCTGGGACCAACACAGTGGTGCCTCGTCTCTAAAGGTTAGTCTCATGTCAGTTGAAGAATCCTCCAGTTAAACTTTGATtcatatcaacatttgaatCTGATTTATTGCTCTGAATACTCTAAACATTTTATatattaaagggtaacttctgtatttcctggaccctattttcccatatttttgtgtcttagcgactaatgggaacaatcatttttgaaattggtccaataTTGAGAGAGGCAGAAACTGGCTGCAGTGTAATTCCTGCAAGCAACTGAGCAacgtcaatttacatccactaacagtgtttttgccactgacaggttcagattgttattttaagtgtctgccAACTTACGGAAAGGATCCTAACAGAGGTCGACCCTTTtcttaaagagtaagatcctatTTCTTCAACAGGAAACAGACACGAAATGGtcattgccaaacccaccagactccattcaaataaacagcaaGCAATGATGTACAGAGCCAGCTTATTTATATATGTTCACAACTCCTTCGGTTCATTACTGAGTGAATTAAGGGCttgtttcaaccaaaccagactCAGTGATTGTGGCAAcaatggaaagacaaaccagGGTGGcttctgtgagttttatttaacttatttcgattttaaatgaagtgagttttacaatgataaaaatgactgtttatttaaatggagtctggtgggtttctGGTGGTTCAACGAAAAGGGTCTTACTCTTAAACTAAAAGGTCTACAGCTGTAGGGGTCTTTTCCAAgttgttgtcagacacttaaaataacaatctgagcctgtcagtggcaaaatgGGCACTTTCAGTGGACTTAATTGATGATGCTTAATTGCAATTACAATTACATTGCAGTCTGTTTTGTCACTACAGGCTGCGGTCCTCTTGCTCAACACtagaccagtttcaaaaatgtttttcctatcagtcacttagacacaaaaacatgggaaaataaggtccaggtgATAAAATACCAAACTAACCCCATGGGATACTCGTCTCATTTGGAGGTTGCGGGCCCAGGTTGTGAGCATGACTTCTGCTGCCACTAAAACTGTGTTCTGCCATAGCCAACAAAAGGTGATCGACATCTTTGAGCCTGATAAGGGATTCAAAAGGATCTGGATTAAGtattggattttaatttgattttaaatctCACATTTTGTTCTCATGTAGATTTGTTACACCCAACCACAAGTCTGACCTCTGTACGACCCCACGAACTCCAACACCGTTTAAAAATGCCATGGAGAAGTACGGGCCTCTGCAGCCTCTGGTGAGTATCTTTGATTATCAGCGAAAAGCAATCACTTCTTACTTTATGGTTTTTATCAGAACTGCATTAACACCATTTCTTCCGCTGTGTCATCTCAGCCTCAGACTCCGAACCTTGAAGATGACATAAATGAGGTCATCTTAAGAGACTCTGGGATTGATCTGATCGTTGTACGTTCACCTCCGCCTGAGCAAAGACGCAAAACAATGGTAACTGAGTCAACTTTAATACCTAACTCCTATTTTGATCCTTTAACCCCTGTTAAAGATATACTGTAGCATTTATACATAGTAGTAAAAGATCATACAGAGCCAGTATGTCACATACTCATTTATCTTACATATTTAAAGATGGATCGTTAGATcaagatcaacattttttcaaaaaagACCACTAAAAAACCCTGAATATGACGTTAAATAACAAGTGCTAGTGTAACAACAGCTAACCCAGACATGAAGTCAGGGTGTAGCTCTCTATAATGGTGTGTCCTAATGAATTAGCATACTCTAACTTTATTATCTTACACGCAAAGGGTAGGGTGTTAAACTAGAAATATAGATTGTCTGTAGAAGGTGAATCTTGACTGCTTGGCAACATTAAATACTTGCTGTTTCTCACCTTGGAGCTTTGCATTACAATGACAGTCTTCCACTAGCCCcatttacactgcctcttcaaggcaggaTTATCAGAGTTATTCCGCCTCACTGTTTTGTACAAAAGGTACAGTTGctgaatggggggacagaggtGTCCCGCATCATCGGCACTGGAGGTAGTGGCAGCGCCAAAACGATGTCTGAATAAACAGGACAGTCACCAAGACAGGATCATGGGCAGgatgggtgtgatgttttgacaagGTGTTATGCATGCAGCTCactgtgggagatttaaaaaagtagctcaacagacaaaaatgtctgcaaattgagAAAACGATGAGGTCAAGGAGCTTCATACCCTCTGAGCACAGGACCAGATCAGCCGCCACATAACAGAGACTGTAAATGATTGCTATTGCCATGTTGTGCCATTGTTagtgtttataaagcgctgctgatgcatatgttatatgtcacactagaggctcaCATTGTTGTTACGTATCACACCCttcatgcctcttttgattctgtgatGACGACATACTGTCTTCAATCACTTACTGTAGTGGCATGAAGttgctgtcgtttggttctgttttgaaaatgcaaaggaggTGTAAAGAAGGTTTGTAGCAGCCCTATAGCACTATCTGTTTGTAATAAGGGCTACTGTTGGTCAGCGGACAGCTGCACAGGAGCAACTGAGCTGTTCAGAAGCTTTTGTCTGCAGGAATTATGAATTATTGAAGGAATTATTGGCTTTACATGCAACCGTGGTGATTGACTGAGTCATAGTATGAAGCCAGTCTGTAGATGACTTGTCCTTGGTGTctgaggttgtgagttcaagcatGATGACGAATATGATGAAGAATAAAAATGCTAATGCCAACTGAAGCAATGTGCTGTGTGGATTAGAGACACATAGTTTCTAAGGTACTTTTAACTTAAGTTTTAAATTACAAGTTAATTATGGTCTGAGCAGTTTTGCTGACAGACCCTCCTGTCCTTCCTGCTCTTCCTTTTTTCATCCTCATCCTAttcctccatcttcttcctcctcaaaATGCCGAGCCCTGTCTTATTGCAGCTATAATGTTGTTTTCCTGTTCCTAGCATCGGCCTCCCATGAAGAAAGTACGGAAGTCATTGGCCTTAGATGTCGCAGCCTGCCCGGTGACGCCTACATCCAAACGCAAATCCATCAAAATTGAAGCCAAACACACCAtcaaggtaaaaaataaaagaaataaagacaaatgtgtTATTAGACTGTTCCTATATCTGATGCATCCTAATTGTTTTGTCCTTATATTTTGGCCACAGGAAGAGCCGGTACTAGTTTCTCTCAGCTCCTCCTCATTCTGCAGTAAGCGgcatgaaaatattttggacCAGGGCTTCCTTTTGGGACCTAGTGATAGTGCCATATTTCCCAGCACAGCGCCTCCAGTTCCAGTAAGTTCCACCTTTAACCTTTGAAGGATTGAATATTCTCATGAATGGAAAAGTATTTTAACATAGCTTTTCTACTCTAAcctactgtgatgttttttgtttactcTTCAGATGTCAAAAGAGTGGGAGACAGTTGTTTGTGGACAGACTAAAGACCAGCTCATAATGACGGAGAAAGCAAGACGCTACCTGCGCTCACTAAAATCCCACGCTCCCAACCGTGCCCTGATTCTGTCCTGAGACATGTCTCATCTTTACACCATGTTACTTGTGCAGAACTTAATGTTGCTCTTTCCCCCCTGTAGTTTTTGCTGTTGTAATATGTGATGGAGAAAAGGAACATGTCGTGTAGGTTTAGTACGGTTTTTGAACAAGTCGTTGCCAATTAAAACACTGACAATATGGTGCTTTTAGACTTTGTCTCATTCCAGTTGCCTTGTGCAAGGCTTGAGAAAGAAATTCTGAATCACATGTCAGTATATTGTGACTTAAACATGAAAAGAACAatgaatgtaaaattaaaatatcacGGCTATATACTTTTGCTATCACTGAAAAGGCATGGTTTTACATTGCATAATGTGTCTgtagtttaacattttttaaagttgtgAGGAGTACAAAGACTCAGGTTGCACCTTCATATCTTAAATTCTGATGTATAACTTGAATACAGAGTAAATTCACAGGTTGATCAGTCATGCATTTAGAGACAAGGAGTCCATGTTGAAAATGTAACGTGTTGTTGAAAGATCAGTTTAGCATGTGTCTAGATTTAAAAGTGAGGACCTCGGGGGGAATTAGATGTCTGCTGAAAAAGTGATAGTGACTGCAGCGCACATCAGTAATCCATCAAGGTGATTTATTGAGATCCAACCAAGTACTGAGAAGTGCTTTGGGAAGGTTTGTTACTGTATCCATGTAGTTGTGATGTCAGAGGCATGGGTGCTTTACCACCGTTGATGGCAAGAGTATTATGTGATTGTCACTGTTTGTAAATATGTagtgttgtatgtttttactTCATCATACAGCATTTTGttaaaaatttaataaaataccAG
This window encodes:
- the mybl2b gene encoding v-myb avian myeloblastosis viral oncogene homolog-like 2b; protein product: MSWWPRGEDGEEAMHPDTDSDVAEQRDGGKVKVKWTQEEDDKLKALVQKLGPNDWKYIATYIPNHTEHQCQHRWFKILDPELVKGPWTKEEDEKVIELVNLYGNKQWAMVAKHLKGRLGKQCRERWHNHLNPNVKKSSWTAEEDLIIYKAHCLLGNRWAEIAKLLPGRTDNAVKNHWNSTIKRKLEMGFYAGEVFRPNELEELLARVNKDVQMPSCSQDGAEKDPEQKTHPSLQEMPVSASVQAGPSEAGPSKSSSSPKDSLSPKTEADTSGEMSVTNWVVDSSGFLSPTGPALKEVLDMVDGDLDGWCNLAAFDLPEDSPSPERHQFRLEGSALQELSKGHKGELIPISPGGVTPPSILNRRSRRRIALSPDANNSMTPKSTPVKILPFSPSQFLNMWTKQDTHDLENPSLTSTPVCSQKAIVTTPLQRDKTPLTQKENSVFVTPNHKSDLCTTPRTPTPFKNAMEKYGPLQPLPQTPNLEDDINEVILRDSGIDLIVVRSPPPEQRRKTMHRPPMKKVRKSLALDVAACPVTPTSKRKSIKIEAKHTIKEEPVLVSLSSSSFCSKRHENILDQGFLLGPSDSAIFPSTAPPVPMSKEWETVVCGQTKDQLIMTEKARRYLRSLKSHAPNRALILS